The Methyloprofundus sedimenti genome contains the following window.
CGCCTGGTTTCACCCGTTTCCTTATTTTTTTCTTTTTTAACTTTAGAGCCAAGATTTAACAACACGTCTTCAATTAATTTTGCATCAGCATCAGGTAATTCTTTTATACATAATGCAAATAGTTCATCGAATTTATTAGTACGAATTGAAACTTCGTCAACCACCTTGCGATAGATGTAACTTTGTCTTATCGCTCTTTTTAAACATTGGCTAGAAATACGGCTACGGGTTCTGCCACCAAAAATAGCGGTTTTTTGTAACCCGTAATCATCACGGTTCATCATTGAAGAGGGGTGAGAAATCAGTGTATGGATATTAATAAATGTAGTCATGCGCCTATTTCTTGAAATGAATTAATCTTGTTGGGATAAAATGAAATCTTTTAATAAATTGCGTCTGGACTTATCGCTCCAGTATTGTGCAAGTTTGCCAATGCTGTCTGAATTAAGCTGTTTACTGCATATCAATTGACGCTTAAGGTATTCGATACCACTTTCGCCACTACGACTAATCTGTTTAATATGCTTTTCTTTAACACCTGCATAAATCAATGCCTTAGCCACTGAACGCGGTTATTCTTCATCATTGGCTATATCTACATCCACTAGCAAAAACAATATACACAACGTTTGTTGGTTATCGGGTAAACCGTCATTTTTAGCACACGAAAATAAGCGGGGGCATTGGCTATGTTTTTCAAATTACAGCGATTTAATTCAGCTTGATCCCCTTTTCCCAACCGACAGTAGGCTTCATAAATTCTTTGATACATTATTTTTCCTTTTATTGTGTTCTGGCAAGCGATAATAATCCAGCGCCTGCATGTTTTTTACGACCTACCCCCATCACAACCGCATTATGAATTTTATCGGCATCGGTTATTTGTAATATGCCTTCAAAGGTTACAAAGCGGGATTTATAAATTTTTCGGCTATCCACTAATGCAGAGTCCATTGAGGTCACTGTAACATTTGCCCCCGTTAATTTACGCTGCAACCACTGAATTTGTTCTGCCTGATCTTGAATTTCAATCACATTTCTAGCTTTACTTAATCGTTTGGTAGGATGTGCGACAAGTTTAAATCTACAATAATCACCATTTACCAAATTCAACTGAAAGACTTTACTTTTTAGAACTTCTACCTTGTCACTACTTTTAGGTTCAGTGGATGATTGCAACAGAGCGACAATTTTCTCCTTGTTTTGGCTTTCAATTCGATACAAATGATCACGTTTTCGTTCAGGTGTATTGGGAAATAAACTCCAAATCGCTTGATGCTGCTCATAACTGTCAGTGGATTTTAAAACCACCTGTGAGATATACATTCATTCAACTCCTTTATTCAATCGTTGTTACATTTTTTTGTAACCGCTCATCAAATATGCCTACTTCACAGTAAAAAATATCTGAACCAATAACCGCATTTGGGCAAAAATAATCATCATTTTTCATTTTGCCAGCTTTCCAGATAAAGACACGGTATTTTTCTCTCTGTCTTGTTGTTCGGCATATTCTCTTTCATGTCATAAATCTTCTTTGGATTTAGACACTACAACGGCCAGAGGTTGCTCACCTTCTCTGGTTAGTAAGGCTGAACGTGGGTCAACATCATTCAGTAGTCGTGAATCTCGGTTGCTGATCATTTTTGCTGAATAATTGCCGCCCTCCTGTTCATTATTAAATTTTTCAACAATTTACGTCAGTATTGTAAGTTCCTTGATATAGGATTTGTCATAATGAATCAGACTATTTGCATCTCGATAACAATCTGGAAAAACAAGTTGTGGATGCGCCTGTAAATATTTTTTGTTCGGTATAAAACCTGAATATTTTTATGCATATAACCGTTACCAGCATAAGCGGTTGAAAAATTCGCCTCTACTTGGAGTAAATCAGGGCATAAGGTAATAAATAACGGCGCTTTAATCACATTCGCACGTAGAAATAGTTTAGCGTTTTCATCTGTCCGATCATGCCGCCATAAACGCCCCATGCGTTGCATTAAAAATTCAATCAATGCGATTTGACACACCAGAACATCAAAGATGTCTATATCCAGCAATTACTCTATCACTTGTGTTGCAAACAATAATCTTCCTTTACGTATACAAAATAATACAGCAGATTTAGATTGCTGTTTGCTTAATTTAGTTTGATAAGAAATTTGATTTAAAGTACTGCCGACTTTTGTAACCAAATATACGCCACCTCCCTCATTATCAACTTTTCCCTTGCTCCAGTATCGGTAATATAAAGGCTCTGTCATTTATCACTCCTTGCAATGAATCTTGATTCAATTATATTATCCACAGCCACTACCTCATTCGGTGAGGCAGTGATAATTTTTTTGCATTTTATTGATTTCTTCCTTAACCGCTGCTTTTAAAAACTCCAGTGCTATCACCATGACTTCTGCGCCATGTTTGAGAATATTCATGATTAACTCCCGGCTGTCACTAAAGGGAAAACTCAGTTGATAGTTGTCGTTACTCAGCCATTCACCTTGTTGCTCAGCATGCCAAAGTTCATCAACTACCCAATTTGCACGGGCTTTGCTAAACTCCAGTAGTGCTGTATGTTCAGCTTTTCCGGTAAATATGCCGTATGAGGAATGCAAAAAGTCCTGCAAAAAATTTTGGGAAATTGTTAAGGCTGTTTTATCTAGTATCGTTACTGAGTGGATATTATATACAAAAAATATTCGCAGATCATTGCGAAAATGGCAGTGTGCGACAAAATACCTGATATCTCGTTAATATATGAGTTTTTGTCCTGAGAGTATCCGTTCGCTGTTTTCCCGGCCTTGCTTTCTGGATCGATATTGGATGCGTATTTGTTTATTACTGAATAGAGCGCTGGTTATCTTTTTAAAATATCTGTCATCCTGTAAGCGCCTGCCGACAGTCGTGACCTGTATTTTTTCGGAGATATCGGGTTGCGGGCTATTTTCCCGACTGAGCATCTTATTAATCCGTTGATGCAAACTTTCAATCAGATCACTGAAAATTCCAGGGCTGATATTTTGCAGTATTTGCTGACAAATCAACAGCCCATGTAATTCTTCTGAACTAAACCATAAACCAGGTAACTCATAGGATTTCACAGCTGTTTGCTGGTTATAAAAATAGCCGTTCGCTTCGCGGTTATACTCAACGGGAGCATTAAGGTAATCTCGTAATACTTGTATGTCTCTGTCAGCGCTGGATTTAGAACATTCCAGATGCGCCATGATTTGTTTAACTGAGACTGGAGTACGGTGGTTACTAAATATTCTATGTAAACGATATATTCTGTCAAACGATCCATTGTTTTCCTTAAATAAATTATGTTTTTTTAACACTGTAACAAAATCTAACGATTTGTTTATCTTTACTTCGCGCGGTGACGGTTGCGGATTTTATAGTGAGTCGATGTTTTCTCATGCGCTACATTAGAACTACTTTTTCTCGTTCCCATGCTCTGCACCACTACCATTAAGTTAACAGAGTATTGTATTTATAATAAATGTATTACATTGTAGGTCGGATTAGATTTTCCTGATTACGTACAACTCACAGTCATATTAAAAGATCTTTAAATATCAGTATGTTAATAGTCTCGTCATTCCCGAAGTCTTTTATCGGGAATCTTTGCTTTCCCCACGAGAATCCTGCTAAAAGCATGCAGGAATGACGAATATAGCTGAGAGTTGTGGGTAATCAGGTAGATTTTTGTTGCAAAGCAATAAAAACTAGAAGTTACGCATTGACAGTCAATGTTAAACTATAATACAGAAAAATGCCGAATCCACTATAAATCTAGACCTTGATAAGAGAAATAACCCGCCCATCAACTGCTCGTTGTACTTTACCGATGTACATAGGATTTTTGTTAAGTGAGCCTAAACAGGCTAGCTGTTGCCGGCTAGGAGAAGTTATGTCAATTTCACATGATAGCGTCAACCGATTTCTGAATCGTGAATCGTATACCGGGCGCGATTTATATAACGAAGCCAGTCCTACTTTGAATTTAAAGGGCGGAACCTTAAGTGTTGACGATAGCGTACTGGATAAGCCTCATAGTCAGTACATGGCTTTTGTCAGTCATTTTTGGTCAGGCAAGCATCACCGAGCGGTCAAAGGGATTAACCTTGTTACTTTGTACTACACGGATACTCAAGGAAAACACCAACCTGTCAATTTTCGAGTGGTAGATAAAGCCGAAGGGAAAACAAAAAATGACTACTTTCTGGATATGCTTGCAGAGGTATTATCTTGGGGGCTTGAGCCAGGCTTTGTAACAGGAGATAGTTGGTACAGTTGCGTAAAAAATCTTAAACGGATTAGAAATCATCAGATAGGATTGCTCTTTGCGCTGGAAAGTAACCGCTTGGTTTCTGTTGAAGAAGGAACATGGGTTCAAGTTAAGCAACTAGAAGTTCCAGAGGAAGGCTTGGTCGTTTGGCTCAAAAATTTTGGGTACGTGAAATTATTTCGGACAAAGTTGAAAGACCAACTTCGCCATTATATAAGTGCACTACCTAATGACGAGCAAACCAAGTCCTTTGGCAGTAGGGATTTTACCGAACAACATGATCGACATTGGCAAATTGAGCAATATCATCGTGCAATTAAGCAAGTATGTAACATTGAGCAATTTCAGGTTCGCAGCAAAGGAGCCATTAAAAATCACCTTTTTGCTGCAATTTGTGGGTTTGTTCAATTACAAAAATTGAGCTTCGCAGAGGTCATTAGTAATGGCTATGTCACCGTTAAGTATTGAAAATCACCCAGAGCAGAATGTAACAATTGCTCAGGGGTTAGATTGTGGTTCCGATCCATAATTCTGCACCAAGCCAAATAATTAGGTAAATACTTGGTGGCTACACCATGAAAGCGGTCTAGCCATGATTTAAAACGGTGGTGGTATGCATTGACATTTTGTATATGATAGGCCCCTTTAGTCACCCGCTGCCCTTGACTCATGTTAACGATTTCATGAGATACTTTTTCAGCTTTACAAAATGCACCATAAGTTGGATTGCCATCACTCACAAGGAGGGCATCCTGGTCTAGTATTGGCTTTAAATGCGTATCAAGAACAATTTTGCTTATTGGGCCATTACCTGTCACAAAATCTACGGTTTGTTTTGAGCGATCACGAGCAATTAAAATGCACATTTGCTCATCAGAAATCCCTCGCTTAGTCGCACAGCCCCCTCGTTTCCTTGGTTGACGATTGAGATGGCGTTCTCCTTTATGTGACTCAAGTAAGTAGGTTTCATCAGCTTCTGTAATGCCATGAAGAGCACTGGGACGATCCTGCTGAATCCAGCTTAAAAAACGGTGCCGCCATCGAAAGGTTGTAGTTCGATGCACATTAATTTCTTTAGCTGCCTGCCGGACAGTCAATGATTCTGCGATAGCTCCTAAGTAATCAAGCCACTTTGACTTGAGGCGTAGATGAGCAAGAGGCGTTCCTGTCAAAGCATTAAATGTCTTTTTGCAGGCTTTACAGCGGTAGCGCTGAAGGCCATCTTTTATACCATGCCTGTGGCTTTCGGTATGGGAGCAATGAGGGCATTTACCTTTGCTATCAAATATTGTTTCAATTAAATCAAAAACCTTAGGTTCGTCCTCTAGTTGATCCAGTGCTTTCGTTAGAACAGTGCGTTGATGGTGGTCAAGTTGATTTATTTCGGAAATGAACTCTAAAAACTCTGGGGCTTTCATAACTATCTCCTTAATTTACATGGGCTTTATTTACTTATACGCTCTTGTTATATGAAATTCCATACTTTACGGTGACATAGCCTTAGTAATTGCTATAGCGTGCAAAGAAATTTATTCAAAGATATCATGGCTTCATTTATTGAGACGTTTATGCCAAATATAAGCCATTTAAACCCAGAATTTCAACCTGTCGTCAATGCGTAACTTCTAAAAACGTAACTCAACATAGACTCGAATCGAGGCTGATGAGTGTCAGCAATCGTTAAAAATCACACAGTAGCCGCTTGCAGCGAAGTGTACAATAAAAGCATTATCGAATCATAGGCAAGCTTATCGAGAGACTCCGTCTACTCGACCAGCCAGATTGATTTTT
Protein-coding sequences here:
- the cas6e gene encoding type I-E CRISPR-associated protein Cas6/Cse3/CasE, with the protein product MYISQVVLKSTDSYEQHQAIWSLFPNTPERKRDHLYRIESQNKEKIVALLQSSTEPKSSDKVEVLKSKVFQLNLVNGDYCRFKLVAHPTKRLSKARNVIEIQDQAEQIQWLQRKLTGANVTVTSMDSALVDSRKIYKSRFVTFEGILQITDADKIHNAVVMGVGRKKHAGAGLLSLARTQ
- a CDS encoding WYL domain-containing protein, whose product is MHSSYGIFTGKAEHTALLEFSKARANWVVDELWHAEQQGEWLSNDNYQLSFPFSDSRELIMNILKHGAEVMVIALEFLKAAVKEEINKMQKNYHCLTE
- a CDS encoding helix-turn-helix transcriptional regulator — its product is MLKKHNLFKENNGSFDRIYRLHRIFSNHRTPVSVKQIMAHLECSKSSADRDIQVLRDYLNAPVEYNREANGYFYNQQTAVKSYELPGLWFSSEELHGLLICQQILQNISPGIFSDLIESLHQRINKMLSRENSPQPDISEKIQVTTVGRRLQDDRYFKKITSALFSNKQIRIQYRSRKQGRENSERILSGQKLIY
- a CDS encoding IS1595 family transposase encodes the protein MKAPEFLEFISEINQLDHHQRTVLTKALDQLEDEPKVFDLIETIFDSKGKCPHCSHTESHRHGIKDGLQRYRCKACKKTFNALTGTPLAHLRLKSKWLDYLGAIAESLTVRQAAKEINVHRTTTFRWRHRFLSWIQQDRPSALHGITEADETYLLESHKGERHLNRQPRKRGGCATKRGISDEQMCILIARDRSKQTVDFVTGNGPISKIVLDTHLKPILDQDALLVSDGNPTYGAFCKAEKVSHEIVNMSQGQRVTKGAYHIQNVNAYHHRFKSWLDRFHGVATKYLPNYLAWCRIMDRNHNLTPEQLLHSALGDFQYLTVT